Proteins encoded together in one Bos indicus isolate NIAB-ARS_2022 breed Sahiwal x Tharparkar chromosome 25, NIAB-ARS_B.indTharparkar_mat_pri_1.0, whole genome shotgun sequence window:
- the LOC109578495 gene encoding transmembrane protein 180-like isoform X3, with translation MTFLNIKPIAWAFSLTTLGTEMLNSVFSFYYVKLFLHLYKVSEVAFYQAQMILMIWNALNDLTGYFHNNSKADCCSSRHSSVLYGAPLYAAAFLLPWFPWKYYHEGDWLSGLHLVVSLCAFDSTLTFVQQAQCVLFAEIFTRYESRLQLIKINQVASLVGSTSILFCGLISDNMEILLNFQVIAVVVAILATASLYAGMCHISHLEPKRSPEENLFSETVQDLPWTSVISLMRQILTQKNFRLFLIVNFFQVFHLTFFSNFMMIFVDNLIPTDVLPSSIRSIMYGAGFICPQCLVLISQSWLRKFGYYKIILFSFYLEGTASIVMLLLGQQYYYFLALYLTVIMVIVQASFCLFNLPLADMVNADLLKFNRQSPLSSMVFGINALFTKPAQSLAPMVILSRLNQFGYGNPNKSTILDLHEAMFNLICLVPLGIAAIQILVWSPFSIRKKTDYTGAF, from the exons atgacatttttaaacatCAAACCCATTGCTTGGGCATTCTCTCTAACAACATTAGGGACTGAAATGCTCAATTCTGTCTTCAGTTTCTACTATGTAAAGCTTTTTTTACATCTGTACAAGGTTTCAGAAGTGGCTTTTTATCAAGCACAG ATGATTTTAATGATCTGGAATGCTCTTAACGACCTGACGGGGTATTTTCACAACAACTCTAAGGCTGACTGCTGTTCCAGTCGTCACAGTTCTGTTTTGTATGGCGCCCCTTTGTATGCAGCAGCCTTCCTGCTTCCTTGGTTCCCCTGGAAATACTATCATGAAGGTGACTGGCTTAGTGGGCTTCACCTGGTGGTATCATTATGTGCTTTTGATAGCACACTTACCTTTGTTCAGCAAGCCCAGTGTGTGCTGTTTGCAGAAATTTTCACTAGATACGAAAGTCGGCTTCAGCTTATTAAAATCAACCAAGTGGCATCACTGGTAGGATCTACCAGTATCCTTTTCTGTGGCCTCATCTCTGATAACATGGAAATTTTGCTCAATTTTCAGGTCATCGCTGTTGTTGTTGCCATTTTGGCTACTGCCAGCCTTTATGCTGGCATGTGCCACATAAGTCACTTAGAACCTAAAAGAAGCCCCGAGGAAAACCTTTTCTCAGAAACTGTACAGGATCTCCCCTGGACCTCCGTCATCTCATTGATGAGACAAATCTTGACCCAGAAAAACTTTCGCCTTTTTCTGATAGTGAATTTCTTCCAAGTCTTCCATTTAACCTTCTTCAGTAACTTCATGATGATATTTGTTGATAACCTCATTCCCACGGATGTTCTTCCTTCTTCCATAAGGAGCATCATGTATGGGGCAGGCTTTATCTGCCCACAG TGCCTTGTACTTATCAGCCAGTCCTGGCTGAGGAAGTTTGGTTACtataaaattatcttattttcatTCTACCTAGAAGGAACAGCCTCCATTGTCATGTTGCTTCTTGGACAGCAGTACTATTACTTTTTGGCTCTGTATCTCACCGTTATCAT GGTGATTGTGCAAGcttctttttgcttatttaacttgccaCTGGCTGACATGGTCAATGCAGACTTACTGAAGTTCAATCGGCA GTCACCCCTTTCCTCCATGGTCTTTGGCATCAATGCTTTATTTACCAAACCTGCTCAGTCTTTAGCTCCCATGGTGATACTCTCAAGGCTAAACCAGTTTGGATACGGAAACCCAAACAAAAG
- the LOC109578495 gene encoding transmembrane protein 180-like isoform X1: MQPSPLMARTVKAGFCTQQNKYCSKKNSSAWKMTFLNIKPIAWAFSLTTLGTEMLNSVFSFYYVKLFLHLYKVSEVAFYQAQMILMIWNALNDLTGYFHNNSKADCCSSRHSSVLYGAPLYAAAFLLPWFPWKYYHEGDWLSGLHLVVSLCAFDSTLTFVQQAQCVLFAEIFTRYESRLQLIKINQVASLVGSTSILFCGLISDNMEILLNFQVIAVVVAILATASLYAGMCHISHLEPKRSPEENLFSETVQDLPWTSVISLMRQILTQKNFRLFLIVNFFQVFHLTFFSNFMMIFVDNLIPTDVLPSSIRSIMYGAGFICPQCLVLISQSWLRKFGYYKIILFSFYLEGTASIVMLLLGQQYYYFLALYLTVIMVIVQASFCLFNLPLADMVNADLLKFNRQSPLSSMVFGINALFTKPAQSLAPMVILSRLNQFGYGNPNKSTILDLHEAMFNLICLVPLGIAAIQILVWSPFSIRKKTDYTGAF, from the exons ATGCAGCCCTCGCCCTTGATGGCCAGGACAGTGAAAGCTGGTTTCTGCacacaacaaaataaatactgCTC GAAGAAGAATTCCTCTGCatggaaaatgacatttttaaacatCAAACCCATTGCTTGGGCATTCTCTCTAACAACATTAGGGACTGAAATGCTCAATTCTGTCTTCAGTTTCTACTATGTAAAGCTTTTTTTACATCTGTACAAGGTTTCAGAAGTGGCTTTTTATCAAGCACAG ATGATTTTAATGATCTGGAATGCTCTTAACGACCTGACGGGGTATTTTCACAACAACTCTAAGGCTGACTGCTGTTCCAGTCGTCACAGTTCTGTTTTGTATGGCGCCCCTTTGTATGCAGCAGCCTTCCTGCTTCCTTGGTTCCCCTGGAAATACTATCATGAAGGTGACTGGCTTAGTGGGCTTCACCTGGTGGTATCATTATGTGCTTTTGATAGCACACTTACCTTTGTTCAGCAAGCCCAGTGTGTGCTGTTTGCAGAAATTTTCACTAGATACGAAAGTCGGCTTCAGCTTATTAAAATCAACCAAGTGGCATCACTGGTAGGATCTACCAGTATCCTTTTCTGTGGCCTCATCTCTGATAACATGGAAATTTTGCTCAATTTTCAGGTCATCGCTGTTGTTGTTGCCATTTTGGCTACTGCCAGCCTTTATGCTGGCATGTGCCACATAAGTCACTTAGAACCTAAAAGAAGCCCCGAGGAAAACCTTTTCTCAGAAACTGTACAGGATCTCCCCTGGACCTCCGTCATCTCATTGATGAGACAAATCTTGACCCAGAAAAACTTTCGCCTTTTTCTGATAGTGAATTTCTTCCAAGTCTTCCATTTAACCTTCTTCAGTAACTTCATGATGATATTTGTTGATAACCTCATTCCCACGGATGTTCTTCCTTCTTCCATAAGGAGCATCATGTATGGGGCAGGCTTTATCTGCCCACAG TGCCTTGTACTTATCAGCCAGTCCTGGCTGAGGAAGTTTGGTTACtataaaattatcttattttcatTCTACCTAGAAGGAACAGCCTCCATTGTCATGTTGCTTCTTGGACAGCAGTACTATTACTTTTTGGCTCTGTATCTCACCGTTATCAT GGTGATTGTGCAAGcttctttttgcttatttaacttgccaCTGGCTGACATGGTCAATGCAGACTTACTGAAGTTCAATCGGCA GTCACCCCTTTCCTCCATGGTCTTTGGCATCAATGCTTTATTTACCAAACCTGCTCAGTCTTTAGCTCCCATGGTGATACTCTCAAGGCTAAACCAGTTTGGATACGGAAACCCAAACAAAAG
- the LOC109578495 gene encoding transmembrane protein 180-like isoform X2, with amino-acid sequence MQPSPLMARTVKAGFCTQQNKYCSKKNSSAWKMTFLNIKPIAWAFSLTTLGTEMLNSVFSFYYVKLFLHLYKVSEVAFYQAQMILMIWNALNDLTGYFHNNSKADCCSSRHSSVLYGAPLYAAAFLLPWFPWKYYHEGDWLSGLHLVVSLCAFDSTLTFVQQAQCVLFAEIFTRYESRLQLIKINQVASLVGSTSILFCGLISDNMEILLNFQVIAVVVAILATASLYAGMCHISHLEPKRSPEENLFSETVQDLPWTSVISLMRQILTQKNFRLFLIVNFFQVFHLTFFSNFMMIFVDNLIPTDVLPSSIRSIMYGAGFICPQCLVLISQSWLRKFGYYKIILFSFYLEGTASIVMLLLGQQYYYFLALYLTVIMSPLSSMVFGINALFTKPAQSLAPMVILSRLNQFGYGNPNKSTILDLHEAMFNLICLVPLGIAAIQILVWSPFSIRKKTDYTGAF; translated from the exons ATGCAGCCCTCGCCCTTGATGGCCAGGACAGTGAAAGCTGGTTTCTGCacacaacaaaataaatactgCTC GAAGAAGAATTCCTCTGCatggaaaatgacatttttaaacatCAAACCCATTGCTTGGGCATTCTCTCTAACAACATTAGGGACTGAAATGCTCAATTCTGTCTTCAGTTTCTACTATGTAAAGCTTTTTTTACATCTGTACAAGGTTTCAGAAGTGGCTTTTTATCAAGCACAG ATGATTTTAATGATCTGGAATGCTCTTAACGACCTGACGGGGTATTTTCACAACAACTCTAAGGCTGACTGCTGTTCCAGTCGTCACAGTTCTGTTTTGTATGGCGCCCCTTTGTATGCAGCAGCCTTCCTGCTTCCTTGGTTCCCCTGGAAATACTATCATGAAGGTGACTGGCTTAGTGGGCTTCACCTGGTGGTATCATTATGTGCTTTTGATAGCACACTTACCTTTGTTCAGCAAGCCCAGTGTGTGCTGTTTGCAGAAATTTTCACTAGATACGAAAGTCGGCTTCAGCTTATTAAAATCAACCAAGTGGCATCACTGGTAGGATCTACCAGTATCCTTTTCTGTGGCCTCATCTCTGATAACATGGAAATTTTGCTCAATTTTCAGGTCATCGCTGTTGTTGTTGCCATTTTGGCTACTGCCAGCCTTTATGCTGGCATGTGCCACATAAGTCACTTAGAACCTAAAAGAAGCCCCGAGGAAAACCTTTTCTCAGAAACTGTACAGGATCTCCCCTGGACCTCCGTCATCTCATTGATGAGACAAATCTTGACCCAGAAAAACTTTCGCCTTTTTCTGATAGTGAATTTCTTCCAAGTCTTCCATTTAACCTTCTTCAGTAACTTCATGATGATATTTGTTGATAACCTCATTCCCACGGATGTTCTTCCTTCTTCCATAAGGAGCATCATGTATGGGGCAGGCTTTATCTGCCCACAG TGCCTTGTACTTATCAGCCAGTCCTGGCTGAGGAAGTTTGGTTACtataaaattatcttattttcatTCTACCTAGAAGGAACAGCCTCCATTGTCATGTTGCTTCTTGGACAGCAGTACTATTACTTTTTGGCTCTGTATCTCACCGTTATCAT GTCACCCCTTTCCTCCATGGTCTTTGGCATCAATGCTTTATTTACCAAACCTGCTCAGTCTTTAGCTCCCATGGTGATACTCTCAAGGCTAAACCAGTTTGGATACGGAAACCCAAACAAAAG